The following are from one region of the Salmo trutta chromosome 20, fSalTru1.1, whole genome shotgun sequence genome:
- the cnmd gene encoding leukocyte cell-derived chemotaxin 1 isoform X1 — MGETSEKVPIAEDFEQCLPPAYSTSATKTPVAVGRLLRFGAAALIAGAVLMLCGSIGAFYLWKASDRNVYNVHYSMSINGKVEEGSMEIDSDNNLERFRTGSGNDEALEIHDFHIGITGIRFSGGEKCYIKSQIKANLPEVETLNKKSLMFDLVSSTCQEDEIMPVKFDEESLMWVAADQPLKDSSFLSTKILDLCGDLPIFWLHPTYPKDGVRRKRDTQRAKRQFDMEEFEAAAEERNTVSRAENSTSKRATEEEAEATGSAATGSAYNPENPYHRNQEGEEGTMTFDPMLDHQGICCSECRRSYTHCQRICEPLGGHWPWPYNYRGCQVACRVILPCRWWVARILGIV; from the exons ATGGGAGAGACTTCGGAGAAAGTCCCAATTGCAGAGGACTTTGAACAATGCCTACCACCT GCATACAGTACGTCGGCCACGAAGACCCCCGTTGCTGTTGGTCGTCTCTTGAGATTTGGGGCTGCGGCTCTCATTGCCGGGGCAGTGCTGATGCTTTGCGGATCCATTGGAGCTTTCTACCTCTGGAAAGCCAGTGACAGAAAT GTGTACAATGTACACTACAGTATGAGCATCAACGGAAAGGTGGAGGAGGGTTCCATGGAAATCGATTCCGATAATAATCTGGAAAGGTTTCGAACTGGGAGTGGAAATGACGAGGCGTTGGAGATTCATGACTTTCACATT GGAATTACAGGAATCCGGTTCTCTGGAGGGGAGAAGTGTTATATTAAATCGCAAATCAAGGCCAACCTTCCAGAGGTGGAGACGCTCAACAAGAAGTCATTGATGTTTGACCTG GTGTCTTCAACCTGTCAGGAAGATGAGATCATGCCAGTGAAGTTTGATGAAGAGTCTCTGATGTGGGTGGCTGCTGACCAGCCCCTGAAGGACAGCAGCTTCCTCAGCACCAAGATCCTGGACCTCTGTGGAGACCTGCCCATCTTCTGGCTCCACCCCACCTATCCTAAAG ATGgagtgaggagaaagagagacactcaGAGAGCCAAGCGTCAGTTTGACATGGAGGAGTTTGAGGCAGCTGCTGAGGAGAGGAACACAGTGAGCCGTGCAGAGAATAGCACCTCCAAGAGAGCCAcagaggaggaggcggaggcCACGGGCTCAGCAGCCACCGGCTCTGCCTACAACCCAGAAAACCCCTACCAC CGCAatcaggagggagaggagggcacCATGACCTTTGACCCAATGCTAGACCACCAGGGGATCTGCTGCTCAGAGTGCCGACGCAGCTACACCCACTGTCAGAGGATTTGCGAACCGTTGGGCGGCCACTGGCCTTGGCCCTACAACTACAGAGGCTGTCAGGTAGCTTGCCGAGTGATTCTGCCTTGCCGCTGGTGGGTGGCCCGCATATTAGGTATTGTGTAA
- the cnmd gene encoding leukocyte cell-derived chemotaxin 1 isoform X2 — protein MGETSEKVPIAEDFEQCLPPAYSTSATKTPVAVGRLLRFGAAALIAGAVLMLCGSIGAFYLWKASDRNVYNVHYSMSINGKVEEGSMEIDSDNNLERFRTGSGNDEALEIHDFHIGITGIRFSGGEKCYIKSQIKANLPEVETLNKKSLMFDLEDEIMPVKFDEESLMWVAADQPLKDSSFLSTKILDLCGDLPIFWLHPTYPKDGVRRKRDTQRAKRQFDMEEFEAAAEERNTVSRAENSTSKRATEEEAEATGSAATGSAYNPENPYHRNQEGEEGTMTFDPMLDHQGICCSECRRSYTHCQRICEPLGGHWPWPYNYRGCQVACRVILPCRWWVARILGIV, from the exons ATGGGAGAGACTTCGGAGAAAGTCCCAATTGCAGAGGACTTTGAACAATGCCTACCACCT GCATACAGTACGTCGGCCACGAAGACCCCCGTTGCTGTTGGTCGTCTCTTGAGATTTGGGGCTGCGGCTCTCATTGCCGGGGCAGTGCTGATGCTTTGCGGATCCATTGGAGCTTTCTACCTCTGGAAAGCCAGTGACAGAAAT GTGTACAATGTACACTACAGTATGAGCATCAACGGAAAGGTGGAGGAGGGTTCCATGGAAATCGATTCCGATAATAATCTGGAAAGGTTTCGAACTGGGAGTGGAAATGACGAGGCGTTGGAGATTCATGACTTTCACATT GGAATTACAGGAATCCGGTTCTCTGGAGGGGAGAAGTGTTATATTAAATCGCAAATCAAGGCCAACCTTCCAGAGGTGGAGACGCTCAACAAGAAGTCATTGATGTTTGACCTG GAAGATGAGATCATGCCAGTGAAGTTTGATGAAGAGTCTCTGATGTGGGTGGCTGCTGACCAGCCCCTGAAGGACAGCAGCTTCCTCAGCACCAAGATCCTGGACCTCTGTGGAGACCTGCCCATCTTCTGGCTCCACCCCACCTATCCTAAAG ATGgagtgaggagaaagagagacactcaGAGAGCCAAGCGTCAGTTTGACATGGAGGAGTTTGAGGCAGCTGCTGAGGAGAGGAACACAGTGAGCCGTGCAGAGAATAGCACCTCCAAGAGAGCCAcagaggaggaggcggaggcCACGGGCTCAGCAGCCACCGGCTCTGCCTACAACCCAGAAAACCCCTACCAC CGCAatcaggagggagaggagggcacCATGACCTTTGACCCAATGCTAGACCACCAGGGGATCTGCTGCTCAGAGTGCCGACGCAGCTACACCCACTGTCAGAGGATTTGCGAACCGTTGGGCGGCCACTGGCCTTGGCCCTACAACTACAGAGGCTGTCAGGTAGCTTGCCGAGTGATTCTGCCTTGCCGCTGGTGGGTGGCCCGCATATTAGGTATTGTGTAA
- the LOC115155968 gene encoding protocadherin-8-like — MLLFSLAESEGNTLKYQTNEEGSPGTVIGNLAKDMSLSPSFGSNTNFRMMKQFNDSFIRVRESDGELSVGERIDRERICRHTLQCLITFDVVSFSKERYKLIHVEVEVKDINDNSPEFPNKESTVEISENADVGFRIHLDPAEDPDVGSNYIQSYQISVNSHFSIDVLLRADGVKYAELVLMKELDRETQSSYAVELIATDGGNPYRSGSTKITIKVTDFNDNRPVFDQNNFSVTLPENAPVGFVLLDLNAVDPDEGLNGEVSYGFGKQVSAEIRELFEVDSKSGRVRLKNPVDFETKKTYELDVQATDLGSNPTPAVCKIIIHIKDVNDNAPEISITPMTSISTGIAYISETADKDSLVALISTSDRDSGVNSQVHCTLYGHDHFKLQQAYEDSYMIVTAAFLDREKISEYNLTVMAEDFGSPPLRKITQYTIRLSDENDNAPHFTKPIYEVSVVENNAPGAYITTVEARDADLGTNGKITYRLLDSVIMGSPVNTFVSLNAISGSIYALRSFNYEVMKHLEVHIQASDEGSPQLQSSAIINIKILDQNDNAPSIIEPVLNKGSAEIFLPKDAPAGYVVTQIKATDAEEGINARMSYKITEGGHLGFSINKVTGKLHVSHELNYDLSETLRVLVAVNDNGTPSLTSTATIHLTLIEGTPPSVPAMVQNDSVEVFEWDIAIIIVLSGSCSLLLLAIILITTTCSRRKREKREAGYSENEDMPHVEKGESRQIDSLITNHKSNVFDVHPFPEKAPLASSNTIKTDPDDGRQEKECVFDNRIMEGKLEGYSTLPGYRKETLRPITIWKGNSFTTISARDPQFSGKDSGKGDSDFNDSDSDISGDGPKKDSPPINSLWACTSECKILGHSDRCWSPSATRANTSLSHGPHLSTFSKTASLPQNTLQRDAYYQQAHLPKINGLQSVYEKVQHQELDYILVCPPTPARILETDEISLPEYGQS; from the exons ATGTTATTATTTTCACTGGCTGAGTCTGAGGGAAATACTCTGAAATACCAGACCAATGAGGAGGGAAGTCCAGGAACAGTGATCGGTAACCTGGCCAAGGACATGTCCTTGAGTCCCTCTTTTGGCTCCAATACTAATTTCAGGATGATGAAACAATTCAACGATTCTTTTATCAGAGTGAGAGAAAGCGACGGGGAGCTTTCTGTCGGGGAGaggattgacagagagagaatctgtAGGCACACTTTGCAGTGCCTCATCACTTTTGATGTTGTCAGTTTTTCAAAAGAGAGGTACAAATTGATCCATGTCGAGGTGGAGGTAAAAGACATCAATGATAACTCTCCGGAGTTTCCAAACAAGGAATCTACAGTGGAGATCTCTGAAAATGCCGATGTGGGGTTCCGTATTCATTTGGACCCAGCCGAGGACCCAGATGTCGGTTCAAACTACATCCAAAGCTATCAAATTTCTGTCAACAGTCATTTTTCCATTGATGTGCTTTTGAGAGCAGATGGGGTTAAATATGCGGAGTTGGTGCTAATGAAAGAGCTAGACAGGGAGACTCAGTCATCTTATGCGGTGGAGCTTATTGCCACAGACGGAGGAAACCCTTATAGGTCGGGTTCAACGAAAATAACAATAAAAGTGACAGACTTTAATGACAACCGTCCTGTTTTTGACCAGAATAATTTCTCGGTAACTTTGCCGGAGAACGCACCGGTTGGATTCGTTTTATTGGACTTAAATGCAGTTGATCCAGATGAGGGTTTAAATGGAGAGGTGAGCTATGGGTTCGGAAAACAGGTTTCTGCAGAAATCAGAGAACTTTTCGAAGTGGACAGTAAATCCGGGCGCGTGAGGCTTAAGAACCCAGTGGATTTTGAGACCAAGAAAACATATGAATTAGACGTGCAGGCGACTGATCTAGGATCCAACCCGACCCCCGCCGTCTGTAAAATAATAATTCATATCAAAGACGTTAATGACAATGCCCCAGAAATCAGTATTACGCCAATGACCTCCATCTCAACAGGCATCGCATATATCAGCGAGACAGCAGACAAGGACAGCCTAGTGGCGCTAATCAGCACCTCGGACAGGGACTCGGGCGTCAATAGCCAGGTCCACTGCACTTTATATGGGCACGATCATTTCAAACTTCAACAGGCTTATGAGGACAGCTACATGATTGTCACCGCAGCATTCCTAGACAGGGAGAAGATTAGTGAGTACAATTTAACAGTGATGGCTGAAGATTTTGGGTCACCTCCATTGAGAAAAATCACACAATACACCATCAGGCTAAGCGACGAGAATGACAACGCCCCACACTTTACTAAGCCTATCTATGAAGTTTCTGTGGTTGAAAATAATGCACCAGGGGCATATATAACCACGGTTGAAGCCAGAGATGCAGACTTGGGGACTAATGGCAAAATTACATACAGACTTTTAGACAGTGTTATAATGGGATCACCTGTCAACACGTTTGTATCTCTAAATGCAATCTCTGGTTCAATATATGCACTGAGAAGCTTCAACTATGAAGTCATGAAACATCTGGAGGTACACATCCAGGCAAGCGATGAGGGGTCGCCCCAGCTTCAGAGTAGTGCCATCATCAATATAAAAATATTGGATCAGAATGACAACGCTCCGTCTATCATAGAGCCCGTCCTTAATAAGGGATCAGCTGAGATTTTCCTGCCCAAAGACGCACCTGCAGGTTATGTCGTCACCCAGATAAAGGCCACGGATGCTGAAGAAGGCATTAACGCGCGGATGTCCTACAAAATCACTGAGGGGGGACACTTGGGTTTCTCTATCAATAAGGTTACTGGGAAGTTACATGTGAGTCATGAGCTGAACTACGATCTGTCTGAAACACTGAGAGTTCTAGTGGCTGTCAATGACAATGGGACACCTTCTCTGACCTCCACAGCCACTATACACCTCACTCTCATCGAAGGCACTCCTCCCAGTGTTCCTGCAATGGTCCAAAACGACAGTGTGGAGGTCTTTGAATGGGACATAGCCATTATCATAGTCCTATCAGGGAGCTGCTCCCTCCTCTTGCTAGCCATCATCTTAATCACTACCACCTGCAGTCGACGCAAACGGGAGAAGAGAGAGGCGGGATACAGTGAAAATGAAGACATGCCACATGTGGAGAAGGGGGAGAGCAGACAAATTGATTCATTGATCACCAACCACAAAAGCAATGTGTTTGATGTGCACCCTTTTCCTGAGAAAGCACCATTGGCCTCAAGCAACACAATAAAAACAGACCCTGATGATGGAAGACAAGAAAAAGAGTGTGTCTTTGACAACAGAATTATGGAGGGTAAATTGGAG GGTTATTCGACACTGCCTGGCTATAGGAAAGAAACCCTCAGACCCATAACCATATGGAAGGGTAATTCATTCACAACCATCTCCGCGCGAGATCCTCAGTTCAGTGGAAAGGACAGTGGGAAAGGAGACAGTGACTTTAATGACAGCGACTCTGACATCAGTGGAGATGGCCCCAAAAAAGACTCCCCACCGATAAACA GTCTCTGGGCCTGCACCAGTGAATGTAAAATCCTAGGCCACTCAGACCGATGCTGGAGCCCCTCTGCCACTAGAGCCAATACCAGCCTCTCCCATGGACCACACCTCTCAACCTTCTCCAAGACAGCCTCTCTGCCGCAAAACACTCTGCAAAGAGACGCCTACTACCAACAGGCTCACCTACCCAAAATCAATGGTCTGCAAAGTGTCTATGAAAAAGTCCAGCACCAAGAATTGGATTATATTCTGGTTTGTCCACCAACACCAGCCAGGATACTAGAGACTGATGAGATATCCCTCCCAGAGTATGGACAGTCCTAA